The following are encoded together in the Lathyrus oleraceus cultivar Zhongwan6 chromosome 3, CAAS_Psat_ZW6_1.0, whole genome shotgun sequence genome:
- the LOC127132117 gene encoding cytochrome b561 and DOMON domain-containing protein At3g61750 translates to MAKLSSLPQLWPFFLRICILNLVFNFKIIALGDDNDGSSGDFTSSSESRCKNTNFQIFLPPPYQNISSTICKPVWHTYELRYTKKDDTTTIILSAPYTVGWVGIGFSRDGKMVGSSAMVGWINKHGHAKIKQYYLRGNKSSEVIVNKGELPLNTVPAAVATNGAEIYLAFQLKTTIPFGKQPILLAFSTKHPHEHHLSKHDDETSIIFDFSSSSSDSKDSSSNGLVQMRKNHGVVGVIGWGLILPVGAIVARYFKHKEPIWFYLHSVFQFVGFVFGLVTVLLGLQLHSKMHVHIPAHKGIGIFVLVLSILQVLAFFLRPNRDSKFRKIWNLYHGWFGRMALFFAALNIVLGMQAAGAGNNWKTSYGFLVGIIIVTVIVLEVLAYLKRLEKRSLPPNFQMDPLEETFPSNNLPKG, encoded by the exons ATGGCAAAGCTAAGTTCTTTACCTCAGCTATGGCCATTTTTTCTCAGAATATGTATTCTAAATCTTGTCTTCAACTTCAAGATCATTGCATTAGGAGATGATAATGATGGAAGCAGTGGTGATTTTACATCATCATCAGAAAGTAGATGCAAGAATACAAATTTTCAAATCTTCCTCCCTCCGCCTTATCAGAATATTTCATCTACAATTTGCAAACCTGTTTGGCATACATATGAATTGAGG TACACAAAAAAGGATGATACCACAACAATCATATTATCAGCACCCTACACAGTTGGGTGGGTAGGAATTGGATTTTCAAGAGATGGTAAAATGGTAGGTTCAAGTGCAATGGTGGGGTGGATTAACAAACATGGCCATGCCAAAATCAAGCAGTATTATCTAAGAGGTAACAAATCATCAGAAGTCATTGTAAACAAAGGTGAACTGCCTCTAAATACTGTGCCTGCTGCTGTGGCAACAAATGGAGCAGAAATCTATTTGGCATTTCAGCTTAAAACAACAATTCCATTCGGGAAACAACCGATTCTATTGGCTTTTAGTACTAAGCATCCACATGAACACCATCTTTCAAAACACGATGACGAAACATCAATCATATTTGATTTTTCTTCATCGTCTTCAG ATTCTAAGGATTCTTCATCCAATGGCTTGGTTCAGATGAGAAAGAACCATGGAGTAGTTGGTGTAATAGGGTGGGGTTTGATCCTTCCAGTAGGGGCTATTGTTGCTAGATACTTCAAACACAAGGAACCAATTTGGTTCTATTTACATTCAGTTTTTCAATTTGTTGGATTTGTATTTGGTCTTGTCACTGTCCTTCTTGGATTACAACTACATTCCAAAATGCATGTTCATATACCAGCTCACAAAGGAATTGGCATTTTTGTCCTTGTGCTAAGTATTCTTCAG GTATTGGCATTTTTCTTGAGACCAAATAGGGATTCCAAGTTTCGCAAAATTTGGAATCTGTACCATGGTTGGTTTGGAAGAATGGCATTATTCTTTGCAGCCTTGAACATAGTGTTGGGAATGCAAGCTGCAGGAGCAGGGAATAATTGGAAAACAAGCTACGGTTTCCTTGTTGGGATCATAATTGTCACGGTTATCGTTCTCGAAGTATTGGCGTATTTGAAAAGATTAGAGAAACGTTCTCTTCCTCCAAATTTCCAAATGGACCCTCTTGAAGAAACCTTTCCAAGTAATAATCTACCAAAAG GGTGA